A stretch of Allostreptomyces psammosilenae DNA encodes these proteins:
- a CDS encoding GIY-YIG nuclease family protein: MPAVCTSAEYARVCWVEHPQPWAVESELIAGLDLPLNLDQNRHEQGVEAGV, from the coding sequence GTGCCCGCCGTCTGCACGAGCGCCGAGTACGCCCGTGTGTGCTGGGTGGAGCATCCGCAACCGTGGGCGGTGGAGTCCGAGCTGATCGCCGGGCTGGACCTGCCGCTGAACCTCGATCAGAACCGCCATGAGCAAGGTGTGGAAGCCGGCGTCTGA
- a CDS encoding ABC transporter ATP-binding protein, translated as MSMLDRVRKRPDDQAAAGGSASGERPVVLELSDLRVGYGAIEALHGIDVTVRQGEVVALLGANGAGKTTTLRTISGLLRPHSGSVVLEGRRIDGMKAHQVVGLGVGHVPEGRRVFPAMSVLENLQMGAYRFRRVPTEDLDRVFTLFPRLAERRAQQAGTLSGGEQQMLAIGRALMGRPRVLLLDEPSMGLAPLIVAQIFDIVAEINRQGTTVLLVEQNATQALRLADRGYVLETGSVVMSAEAATLLADPRVREAYLGEGAA; from the coding sequence ATGAGCATGCTCGACCGGGTGCGCAAGCGGCCCGACGACCAGGCGGCGGCCGGCGGGTCGGCCTCCGGGGAGCGGCCGGTGGTCCTGGAGCTCTCCGACCTGCGGGTCGGCTACGGGGCGATCGAGGCGCTGCACGGCATCGACGTGACGGTCCGCCAGGGCGAGGTGGTGGCCCTGCTCGGCGCCAACGGCGCGGGCAAGACGACCACCCTGCGCACGATCTCCGGCCTGCTGCGGCCGCACTCCGGCAGCGTCGTGCTGGAGGGGCGCCGGATCGACGGGATGAAGGCCCACCAGGTGGTGGGTCTGGGTGTCGGGCACGTGCCGGAGGGCCGTCGGGTGTTCCCGGCGATGTCGGTGCTGGAGAACCTCCAGATGGGCGCCTACCGGTTCCGGCGGGTGCCGACGGAGGACCTGGACCGGGTGTTCACGCTGTTCCCGCGTCTGGCGGAGCGGCGTGCCCAGCAGGCGGGGACGCTCTCCGGTGGCGAGCAGCAGATGCTGGCGATCGGCCGCGCGCTGATGGGGCGTCCGCGGGTGCTGCTGCTGGACGAGCCGTCCATGGGGCTGGCGCCGCTGATCGTGGCGCAGATCTTCGACATCGTGGCGGAGATCAACCGCCAGGGCACGACCGTGCTGCTGGTGGAGCAGAACGCGACCCAGGCGCTGCGGCTGGCGGACCGGGGCTACGTGCTGGAGACCGGTTCGGTGGTGATGTCGGCCGAGGCCGCCACGCTGCTGGCCGACCCGCGGGTGCGGGAGGCCTACCTCGGTGAGGGGGCCGCGTAG
- the pulA gene encoding pullulanase-type alpha-1,6-glucosidase: MRPAPRQRRAGRPRRSAALLAAAVLLPLLPAAAGASAEELPPPPSDAELAAAPERHDLSREQFYFVLPDRFANGDTGNDTGGITGGRLDHGFDPTNEGFYHGGDLRGLIDRLDYIEDLGTTAIWMAPVFTNRPVQGAGESASAGYHGYWITDFTTVDPHFGTNAELAELVDEAHARGMKVFFDVITNHTADVLTNAEGTGAYRPEGAYPYVDASGVPFDDTDYAGTGTFPEVNTDSFAYTPVLRDGADATAKSPAWLNDPTMYHNRGDSTFVGESAESGEHSGLDDLWTERPEVVQGMIDIYSTWVEEVGIDGFRIDTVKHVDMDFWKQWAPAVAENAAELGHDDFFMFGEVHDPNASFTSRYVTEGGLQAALDFPFAYAAREYVSQGGSARALGEMFAEDYWYTSADSNAYSSPTFLGNHDMGRFGSFLLQDNPGATQDELLARDRLGHELLFLSRGQPVVYYGDEQGMTGSGGDKAARHDLFASATPIYNDDPVLGGESGSRDNYDTDSPMYLTISELSELTAAHPALRDGTQTERYADDGAGVYAFSRTDAEERVEYLVAVNNAEQPRTAELPTFSAGMTFDRLYPAGGTAPASLTSAADATVTVEVPALSAVVYRAAAPLAEPADAPALTLTTPADGASGTVTLEAEVTGGDLNRVTFAAAVGEDDWQVLGTADAAPHRVTQNLSGVPAGTTVRYKAVVEDSAGNLASTTGQTVLGAEPPEPDPVAVQRDHAVVHYVREDGDYDDWNLYAWGDIADGAATEYPDGAPFVGRDAYGAFAWVPLKPGASEIGFLVVDDQGNKDVSADRTIDVTATGEVWIREGQQEVLTEPPIEQPDPPADTAVLHYHREDGDYTGWGLHTWTGSANPTDWNAPLQPVSQDAYGVTFEVPLLPGATTLNYIVHKGDEKDLPSDRSLDLAAVGREVWLLAGREGQLLPQAGGTGAALDVTTAYAQWIDAGTVVWDADLPPAGTAQLRTAPDGGIAVADGRLTGTDGATTIRLQPVEGGLTEEQRARFPHLADRPAYTLDPRDADRAGAALLGQTVATMTAPNGAVAAATGVQIAGVLDDLYAEEAVRESLGLTWGRGNKPTLAVWAPTARSVSLELYGKRPRDGAEPEVVAMTRDEATGVWSVTGKPSWKGQHYRYRVEVWAPEAQAVVVNSVTDPYAVALSADSGYAIVANLDDRDTKPRGWDDHRDGDEASATAPELQQIQELHVRDFSVADTTVPEADRGTYRAFTHEDSAGMRHLRELAEAGVTTVHLLPVYDFASAPERRADQALPDCDLAALPADSAEQQECVMAVAAEDAFNWGYDPFHYNVPEGSYASSPDGTTRTREFREMVQALHDAGLEVVLDVVYNHTFAAGQDERSVLDRIVPGYYHRLNDDGSVTANSCCPDTAPEHAMMNKLVVDSVVGWARDYQVDGFRFDLMGLMPKQTMVDVRAALDQLTLEEDGVDGESLFLYGEGWNFGVVADDARFEQATQINMAGTGIATFNDRLRDAVRGGSPFDADPGVQGFASGLYTDPNASTANGTEAEQRARLLHYQDLIKVGLTGNLAGYRFTDTSGRETTGAEVDYNGAPAGYTAAPGEAITYVDAHDNLDLFDTLAFKLPTDTSEEQRSRAQTVGLATAVLTQGPGFVHAGSERLRSKSLDHNSYNSGDWFNAIEWDCREGNGFGRGLPPARDNQANWPYAAPLLADEALVPGCEAIRASSNRYEDLVEIKAEEPVFHLETLEQVQQRVSFPLSGTEETPGVITMRLDGSGLGRGAHTITVVFNASPDTVTQTVDELAGTRQNLHPAQAQGSDPVVKRSTFDRTTGTFTVPGRTVAVFVQR; this comes from the coding sequence ATGAGACCGGCGCCGCGGCAGCGCCGCGCCGGGCGCCCCCGGCGGTCCGCCGCGCTGCTGGCCGCGGCCGTGCTGCTGCCGCTGCTGCCGGCCGCCGCCGGCGCGAGCGCCGAGGAACTGCCGCCGCCGCCCTCCGACGCCGAACTGGCCGCCGCGCCGGAACGGCACGACCTGAGCCGGGAGCAGTTCTACTTCGTCCTGCCCGACCGCTTCGCCAACGGCGACACCGGCAACGACACCGGCGGCATCACCGGAGGCCGGCTGGACCACGGCTTCGACCCCACCAACGAGGGCTTCTACCACGGCGGCGACCTGCGCGGCCTGATCGACCGCCTGGACTACATCGAGGACCTCGGCACCACCGCCATCTGGATGGCGCCGGTCTTCACCAACCGCCCGGTCCAGGGCGCCGGGGAGAGCGCCTCCGCCGGCTACCACGGTTACTGGATCACCGACTTCACCACCGTCGACCCGCACTTCGGCACCAACGCCGAACTGGCCGAACTCGTCGACGAGGCCCACGCGCGGGGGATGAAGGTCTTCTTCGACGTCATCACCAACCACACCGCGGACGTCCTCACGAACGCCGAGGGCACCGGCGCGTACCGCCCCGAGGGCGCCTACCCGTACGTGGACGCCTCCGGCGTCCCCTTCGACGACACCGACTACGCGGGCACCGGCACCTTCCCCGAGGTGAACACCGACTCCTTCGCCTACACCCCGGTCCTGCGGGACGGGGCCGACGCCACGGCGAAGTCCCCCGCCTGGCTCAACGACCCGACGATGTACCACAACCGGGGCGACTCCACCTTCGTGGGCGAGTCCGCGGAGAGCGGCGAGCACAGCGGGCTCGACGACCTGTGGACCGAGCGTCCCGAGGTCGTCCAGGGCATGATCGACATCTACTCCACCTGGGTGGAGGAGGTCGGCATCGACGGCTTCCGGATCGACACCGTCAAGCACGTCGACATGGACTTCTGGAAGCAGTGGGCCCCGGCCGTCGCCGAGAACGCCGCCGAACTCGGCCACGACGACTTCTTCATGTTCGGCGAGGTCCACGACCCCAACGCCTCGTTCACCTCGCGGTACGTCACCGAGGGCGGGCTGCAGGCCGCGCTGGACTTCCCCTTCGCCTACGCCGCCCGCGAGTACGTCTCCCAGGGCGGCTCGGCCCGGGCACTCGGTGAGATGTTCGCCGAGGACTACTGGTACACCTCGGCCGACAGCAACGCCTACTCCTCGCCCACCTTCCTGGGCAACCACGACATGGGCCGGTTCGGCTCCTTCCTGCTCCAGGACAACCCCGGCGCCACCCAGGACGAACTCCTCGCCCGGGACCGGCTCGGCCACGAACTGCTCTTCCTCAGCCGCGGCCAACCCGTCGTCTACTACGGCGACGAGCAGGGCATGACCGGCAGCGGCGGCGACAAGGCCGCCCGCCACGACCTGTTCGCCTCCGCCACGCCGATCTACAACGACGACCCGGTGCTCGGCGGCGAGAGCGGCTCGCGGGACAACTACGACACCGACTCGCCGATGTACCTGACCATCAGCGAGCTGTCCGAGCTGACCGCCGCCCACCCCGCCCTGCGGGACGGCACCCAGACCGAGCGGTACGCCGACGACGGCGCCGGCGTCTACGCCTTCTCCCGCACCGACGCCGAGGAGCGGGTCGAGTACCTGGTCGCGGTCAACAACGCCGAGCAGCCGCGCACCGCCGAGCTGCCCACCTTCTCCGCCGGCATGACGTTCGACCGGCTGTACCCGGCCGGCGGAACGGCGCCCGCGTCGCTGACGTCCGCCGCGGACGCCACGGTCACCGTCGAGGTGCCCGCGCTCTCCGCCGTCGTCTACCGGGCCGCCGCGCCGCTCGCCGAGCCGGCCGACGCCCCCGCCCTCACCCTCACCACCCCGGCCGACGGCGCCTCCGGCACCGTGACCCTGGAGGCCGAGGTCACCGGCGGCGACCTGAACCGGGTCACCTTCGCGGCCGCCGTCGGCGAGGACGACTGGCAGGTGCTCGGCACCGCCGACGCCGCCCCCCACCGCGTCACCCAGAACCTCTCCGGCGTCCCCGCCGGCACCACCGTGCGCTACAAGGCCGTGGTCGAGGACAGCGCAGGCAACCTCGCCTCCACCACCGGCCAGACCGTCCTCGGCGCCGAACCGCCCGAACCCGACCCGGTGGCCGTCCAGCGCGACCACGCCGTCGTCCACTACGTCCGCGAGGACGGCGACTACGACGACTGGAACCTGTACGCCTGGGGCGACATCGCCGACGGCGCCGCCACCGAGTACCCCGACGGCGCCCCGTTCGTCGGCCGCGACGCCTACGGCGCCTTCGCCTGGGTGCCGCTGAAGCCCGGCGCCAGCGAGATCGGCTTCCTCGTCGTCGACGACCAGGGCAACAAGGACGTCAGCGCCGACCGCACCATCGACGTCACCGCCACCGGCGAGGTCTGGATCCGCGAGGGCCAGCAGGAGGTGCTCACCGAACCCCCCATCGAGCAGCCCGACCCGCCCGCCGACACCGCCGTGCTGCACTACCACCGCGAGGACGGCGACTACACCGGCTGGGGCCTGCACACCTGGACCGGCTCCGCCAACCCCACCGACTGGAACGCCCCGCTCCAGCCCGTCTCCCAGGACGCCTACGGCGTCACCTTCGAGGTCCCGCTGCTGCCCGGCGCCACCACGCTGAACTACATCGTCCACAAGGGCGACGAGAAGGACCTGCCGAGCGACCGCTCACTGGACCTGGCCGCCGTCGGACGCGAGGTCTGGCTGCTCGCCGGCCGGGAGGGCCAGCTGCTACCGCAGGCCGGCGGCACCGGCGCCGCGCTCGACGTCACCACGGCCTACGCCCAGTGGATCGACGCGGGCACCGTGGTCTGGGACGCGGACCTGCCGCCCGCCGGGACCGCCCAGCTGCGCACCGCGCCCGACGGCGGCATCGCCGTCGCCGACGGCCGGCTGACCGGCACCGACGGCGCCACCACCATCCGGCTGCAGCCGGTCGAGGGCGGGCTGACCGAGGAGCAGCGCGCCCGGTTCCCGCACCTGGCCGACCGGCCCGCCTACACCCTGGACCCGCGCGACGCCGACCGCGCCGGCGCGGCCCTGCTCGGCCAGACCGTCGCCACCATGACCGCGCCGAACGGGGCGGTCGCCGCCGCCACCGGCGTGCAGATCGCCGGGGTGCTCGACGACCTCTACGCCGAGGAGGCCGTCCGGGAGAGCCTGGGCCTCACCTGGGGCCGCGGCAACAAGCCGACCCTCGCGGTCTGGGCGCCCACCGCGCGCTCCGTCAGCCTGGAGCTGTACGGCAAGCGGCCGCGGGACGGCGCCGAGCCCGAGGTCGTCGCGATGACCCGGGACGAGGCCACCGGCGTGTGGTCGGTGACCGGCAAGCCGTCCTGGAAGGGCCAGCACTACCGCTACCGGGTGGAGGTGTGGGCGCCCGAGGCGCAGGCCGTGGTGGTCAACTCGGTCACCGACCCCTACGCCGTCGCGCTCTCCGCCGACTCCGGGTACGCCATCGTGGCGAACCTGGACGACCGCGACACCAAGCCGCGGGGCTGGGACGACCACCGCGACGGCGACGAGGCGTCGGCCACCGCGCCGGAGCTCCAGCAGATCCAGGAGCTGCACGTCCGCGACTTCTCCGTCGCCGACACCACCGTCCCCGAGGCCGACCGCGGCACCTACCGCGCCTTCACCCACGAGGACTCGGCCGGCATGCGGCACCTGCGGGAGCTCGCCGAGGCCGGCGTCACCACCGTGCACCTGCTGCCGGTGTACGACTTCGCCTCCGCCCCGGAACGCCGCGCCGACCAGGCGCTGCCGGACTGCGACCTCGCCGCGCTCCCGGCCGACTCGGCCGAGCAGCAGGAGTGCGTGATGGCCGTGGCCGCCGAGGACGCCTTCAACTGGGGCTACGACCCGTTCCACTACAACGTCCCGGAGGGCTCGTACGCCAGCAGCCCGGACGGCACCACCCGCACCCGCGAGTTCCGGGAGATGGTGCAGGCCCTGCACGACGCCGGGCTGGAGGTCGTGCTGGACGTGGTCTACAACCACACCTTCGCGGCCGGCCAGGACGAGCGCTCCGTGCTGGACCGGATCGTGCCCGGCTACTACCACCGCCTGAACGACGACGGCTCCGTCACCGCCAACAGCTGCTGCCCGGACACCGCGCCCGAGCACGCCATGATGAACAAGCTCGTGGTGGACTCGGTGGTCGGCTGGGCGCGGGACTACCAGGTGGACGGCTTCCGCTTCGACCTGATGGGCCTGATGCCCAAGCAGACCATGGTGGACGTCCGCGCGGCCCTGGACCAGCTGACGCTGGAGGAGGACGGCGTGGACGGGGAGAGCCTGTTCCTGTACGGCGAGGGCTGGAACTTCGGTGTCGTCGCCGACGACGCCCGGTTCGAGCAGGCCACCCAGATCAACATGGCCGGCACCGGCATCGCCACCTTCAACGACCGGCTGCGCGACGCGGTGCGCGGCGGCAGCCCGTTCGACGCCGACCCGGGCGTGCAGGGCTTCGCCTCCGGCCTGTACACCGACCCCAACGCCTCGACCGCCAACGGCACCGAGGCCGAGCAGCGCGCGCGGCTGCTGCACTACCAGGACCTGATCAAGGTCGGCCTGACCGGGAACCTGGCCGGGTACCGGTTCACCGACACCAGCGGCCGGGAGACCACCGGCGCCGAGGTGGACTACAACGGCGCCCCGGCCGGCTACACCGCCGCCCCGGGCGAGGCCATCACCTACGTCGACGCGCACGACAACCTCGACCTGTTCGACACCCTGGCGTTCAAGCTGCCCACCGACACCAGCGAGGAGCAGCGGTCGCGGGCGCAGACGGTGGGCCTGGCCACGGCCGTGCTCACCCAGGGGCCGGGCTTCGTGCACGCGGGCAGCGAGCGGCTGCGGTCGAAGTCGCTGGACCACAACTCGTACAACTCGGGTGACTGGTTCAACGCCATCGAGTGGGACTGCCGGGAGGGCAACGGCTTCGGCCGCGGCCTGCCGCCGGCCCGGGACAACCAGGCCAACTGGCCGTACGCGGCGCCGCTGCTGGCCGACGAGGCGCTGGTCCCCGGCTGCGAGGCCATTCGGGCCTCCAGCAACCGCTACGAGGACCTGGTGGAGATCAAGGCCGAGGAGCCGGTGTTCCACCTGGAGACGCTGGAGCAGGTGCAGCAGCGGGTGTCCTTCCCGCTGTCCGGCACCGAGGAGACGCCCGGCGTGATCACCATGCGCCTGGACGGCAGCGGCCTCGGACGCGGGGCGCACACCATCACGGTGGTGTTCAACGCCTCCCCGGACACGGTCACCCAGACCGTGGACGAGCTGGCCGGCACCCGCCAGAACCTGCACCCCGCGCAGGCCCAGGGCTCCGACCCGGTCGTCAAGCGCTCCACCTTCGACCGGACGACGGGGACCTTCACCGTCCCCGGCCGCACGGTGGCGGTCTTCGTCCAGCGCTGA